Proteins found in one Flavobacterium channae genomic segment:
- a CDS encoding nucleotide sugar dehydrogenase: MTEHHSLVGEKKIAVIGLGYVGLPLARLFATQYAVVGFDINQQRISELNQGVDVTLEVEEDLLQSVLVAQSSNEKGLYCSNQLADIADCTYYIITVPTPVDKHNKPDLTPLYKASETVGKVLKKGDIVIYESTVYPGATEEECIPVLEKVSGLKFNQDFFAGYSPERINPGDKEHTVEKILKVTSGSTPEIGIKVNELYKSVIIAGTHLAPTIKVAEAAKVIENSQRDINIAFVNELAKIFNILNIDTHAVLEAAGTKWNFLPFKPGLVGGHCIGVDPYYLAQKAQEVGYHPEIILAGRRLNDSMGEYVATQVIKTMIKNDIKVNGAKILVLGITFKENCPDVRNTKVVDVIRALESYSTEVTVYDPWANPEEVQHEYGISCLSALSAGVKYDAIMLAVAHNQFQVLDLETLKKDNAVVYDVKRILPIEIVNEVL, from the coding sequence ATGACGGAACATCATTCTTTAGTTGGTGAAAAGAAAATTGCGGTTATTGGGTTGGGGTATGTTGGTTTGCCTTTGGCTCGTTTGTTTGCTACCCAGTATGCGGTTGTTGGTTTTGATATTAATCAGCAACGTATTTCGGAATTAAATCAGGGGGTAGATGTGACCTTGGAAGTGGAGGAGGATTTGCTACAATCGGTATTGGTTGCGCAATCTTCAAATGAAAAGGGGTTGTATTGTTCTAATCAATTGGCGGATATTGCTGATTGTACTTATTATATTATTACTGTTCCAACGCCTGTTGATAAACATAATAAACCTGATTTAACACCACTTTACAAAGCCAGCGAAACGGTTGGTAAAGTATTAAAGAAAGGTGATATTGTGATTTATGAGTCTACAGTTTATCCTGGTGCTACTGAAGAAGAGTGTATTCCCGTATTAGAAAAAGTTTCTGGATTGAAATTTAATCAAGATTTCTTTGCAGGTTATTCTCCAGAAAGAATTAATCCAGGAGATAAAGAACATACTGTAGAAAAAATTCTGAAAGTGACTTCTGGTTCTACTCCTGAGATTGGAATTAAAGTTAATGAATTATACAAAAGTGTAATTATAGCAGGAACGCATTTAGCACCCACCATAAAAGTGGCGGAAGCCGCAAAAGTTATAGAGAATTCGCAACGTGATATTAATATTGCTTTTGTGAATGAGTTGGCGAAGATTTTCAACATTTTGAATATAGACACCCATGCGGTACTTGAAGCTGCTGGAACGAAATGGAATTTTTTACCCTTTAAGCCAGGATTGGTTGGTGGTCATTGTATAGGTGTTGATCCGTATTATTTGGCACAGAAAGCTCAAGAAGTGGGTTATCATCCTGAGATTATTTTGGCGGGTCGTCGTTTGAATGATTCTATGGGAGAGTATGTGGCGACACAAGTCATAAAAACCATGATAAAAAACGATATTAAAGTTAATGGGGCAAAAATTTTAGTATTGGGAATTACCTTTAAAGAAAACTGTCCAGATGTACGCAATACGAAAGTGGTGGATGTGATTCGCGCTTTAGAAAGTTATAGTACAGAGGTTACGGTTTACGATCCTTGGGCAAATCCTGAAGAAGTGCAGCATGAATATGGGATATCTTGTTTGTCTGCCCTTTCAGCAGGCGTAAAATACGACGCTATCATGTTAGCTGTAGCTCATAATCAGTTTCAGGTGCTGGATTTGGAGACATTGAAAAAGGACAATGCCGTAGTGTATGATGTGAAGAGGATTTTACCAATTGAAATTGTTAATGAAGTTTTATAA
- a CDS encoding glucosamine inositolphosphorylceramide transferase family protein, translated as MLELINKISQNQFNTIISEAKDDLFKLEQFSVLKTFFSTRNFFSPSPIVFIADPFLFVHNDELFLFYEEQIKLDGKGVIKMVKTSDLKKWTKPITVLEEDYHLSFPNVFFLYGQIYMMPESGNDKSIKLYKPNETLSKWIPYKTILKGSKFIDSSIVRNNNKLFLFTTDYTNQTNKLRLFYSDSIDGQWVEHPLSPIAEGKDIGRCAGSLFNYQDKIFRPCQLTNSRYGEGVDLYEVLELSCHNYKEKKIKRLIPNSDKNYSTGGHHFNYCYFNDKKIVATDILEIRFNFWEAIRRIIVKLKKE; from the coding sequence ATGCTAGAATTAATTAATAAAATAAGTCAAAACCAATTTAACACAATTATAAGTGAGGCAAAAGATGATTTATTTAAGCTAGAGCAGTTTTCAGTGCTTAAAACTTTTTTTTCTACACGAAATTTTTTTAGCCCATCTCCAATTGTTTTTATCGCAGATCCATTTTTGTTTGTTCATAATGACGAATTGTTTCTTTTTTATGAAGAACAAATAAAGCTAGATGGGAAAGGAGTAATTAAGATGGTAAAGACCTCTGATTTAAAAAAATGGACTAAGCCAATTACCGTTTTAGAGGAAGACTATCATTTGTCTTTTCCTAATGTCTTTTTTTTATACGGTCAAATTTATATGATGCCAGAAAGTGGAAACGATAAGAGCATAAAACTATACAAACCGAATGAAACTTTATCAAAATGGATACCCTATAAAACAATACTTAAAGGTAGTAAATTTATAGATAGTTCAATAGTTAGGAATAATAATAAACTTTTTTTGTTTACTACAGATTATACTAATCAAACTAATAAGTTAAGACTTTTTTATTCCGATTCTATTGATGGGCAATGGGTTGAGCATCCACTATCCCCTATTGCAGAAGGAAAAGATATAGGTAGATGTGCTGGCTCACTATTTAATTATCAAGATAAGATATTCAGACCTTGTCAACTTACTAATAGTAGATATGGAGAAGGGGTTGATTTGTATGAAGTTTTAGAATTGAGTTGTCATAACTATAAAGAGAAAAAAATAAAAAGATTGATACCTAATTCGGACAAAAATTATTCAACTGGAGGGCACCACTTTAATTATTGTTATTTTAATGATAAAAAAATTGTTGCAACAGATATTTTGGAAATTAGATTTAACTTTTGGGAGGCGATAAGGAGGATAATTGTTAAATTAAAAAAAGAATAA
- the wecB gene encoding non-hydrolyzing UDP-N-acetylglucosamine 2-epimerase, with amino-acid sequence MKKIMLVFGTRPEAIKMAPLILEFKKNPFKFETKVCVTGQHKEMLEQVLDFFSVVPDYNLNIMKPQQDLYDVTSNVMSGLREVFQKEKPDYVLVHGDTTTCMAASLAAFYQQIKVVHVEAGLRTNNIYSPWPEEINRQITSRIAMYHFAPTELSKNNLLRENIAETIIDITGNTVIDALLIAQDIIKSNLEVENEIQAIVAEMGYDVKRLDSEKKMVLITGHRRENFGQGFMNICNAIKKLSQNYPSIDFVYPMHLNPNVRNAIDSVFPDFTKIANLFFIEPLEYREFVYLMSKSYLILTDSGGVQEEAPSLGKPVLVMRDTTERPEAVIAGTVKLVGSDTNKIFEETSRLIENKINYVEACKAINPYGDGKACERIVANEIFVK; translated from the coding sequence ATGAAAAAAATTATGTTGGTTTTTGGCACTAGACCAGAAGCTATTAAAATGGCACCGCTTATCTTAGAATTTAAAAAAAATCCGTTTAAATTTGAAACTAAAGTATGCGTAACTGGACAACATAAAGAAATGTTGGAACAAGTGTTGGATTTTTTTTCGGTCGTGCCTGATTATAATCTAAATATAATGAAACCTCAACAAGATTTGTATGATGTAACATCAAATGTTATGTCAGGTTTGCGTGAGGTATTTCAAAAAGAGAAGCCTGATTATGTACTAGTACACGGTGACACAACTACTTGTATGGCTGCATCATTGGCTGCTTTTTATCAACAAATTAAAGTTGTGCACGTAGAAGCTGGTTTAAGAACAAATAATATATACAGTCCTTGGCCTGAAGAAATCAATCGACAAATAACTTCTAGAATTGCAATGTATCATTTTGCACCAACAGAGTTAAGTAAGAATAATCTTTTACGAGAGAATATTGCAGAGACGATAATTGACATAACCGGAAACACTGTAATTGATGCCTTATTAATTGCACAAGACATAATAAAATCCAATCTAGAGGTTGAAAATGAGATCCAAGCGATAGTAGCTGAAATGGGGTATGATGTTAAAAGACTTGATAGCGAAAAAAAAATGGTGCTTATTACAGGGCATCGAAGAGAAAACTTTGGACAAGGTTTTATGAATATTTGCAACGCAATAAAAAAGTTATCTCAAAACTATCCAAGTATCGACTTTGTATATCCTATGCATCTTAATCCTAATGTGCGAAATGCTATAGATTCTGTTTTTCCAGATTTTACTAAAATAGCTAATCTGTTTTTTATTGAGCCTCTTGAATACAGGGAGTTTGTTTATTTAATGAGTAAAAGTTATTTGATTTTGACTGATAGTGGTGGTGTGCAAGAAGAAGCCCCTAGCCTTGGGAAGCCTGTTTTGGTTATGAGAGATACAACAGAACGACCAGAAGCTGTTATAGCAGGAACTGTTAAACTTGTGGGTTCTGACACAAATAAAATTTTTGAAGAAACTTCACGACTAATAGAGAATAAAATTAACTATGTGGAAGCTTGTAAAGCTATAAATCCTTATGGTGATGGTAAGGCTTGTGAAAGAATAGTGGCTAATGAGATTTTTGTAAAATAA
- a CDS encoding lipopolysaccharide biosynthesis protein → MSHFNSTRLAKNTLALYLRTFLTMLISLYTSRVVLNTLGISDFGIYNVVGGIVMLFSFLNSAMASGTQRFLNYEMGNENKEKLKNIFNTSLMIHFFIAFVVFILAETLGLWFLNTKMVIAPDRLIAANWVYQFSVFSAMISLTQVPYMASIIANEKMIVYGYIGMFESIMKLLLVYLLVIIPNDKLIVYAILMFISQLIGVILYRGYCVRNFSETRFIKVKDKLLLKEMLTFSGWNLLASLASVSKGQGQNIILNLFFGPVVNAARAVSMSISGITSQFVSSFMTAVNPQITKSYSSGDLDTFMDLIFNSSKFAFFFLSLITLPILINTQFILDFWLKTPPELSSVFVQLVLIDALVVSVSYPLTTSAQATGIVKKFHITVTSFELLNLPISYLLLGEGCSPKSVFFVTICMSLIALLARLFILKTLIKLPIMKFVTSVLLKSWFVFGISYFIMVKLNSLFVIHNSSFILSSLLSVLLLSVFILLIGIEQNEKKFLFNKVKEFLVKK, encoded by the coding sequence ATGTCACATTTTAATTCAACTCGCTTAGCAAAAAATACATTAGCACTTTATTTGCGTACTTTTTTAACGATGTTAATTTCATTATATACATCTAGAGTTGTTCTTAACACGCTTGGTATTTCTGATTTTGGTATATACAATGTTGTTGGTGGGATTGTAATGCTTTTCTCTTTTCTCAATTCTGCAATGGCTAGTGGAACACAACGTTTCTTGAATTACGAAATGGGAAATGAGAATAAAGAAAAACTAAAAAATATTTTCAACACTTCATTAATGATTCATTTTTTTATAGCTTTTGTCGTTTTCATCTTAGCAGAAACATTAGGTTTGTGGTTTCTTAATACCAAAATGGTTATTGCGCCTGATAGGTTGATAGCAGCTAATTGGGTGTATCAGTTTTCTGTCTTTTCTGCTATGATTTCACTGACCCAGGTTCCCTATATGGCATCTATTATTGCAAATGAGAAAATGATTGTTTATGGTTATATAGGAATGTTTGAATCAATTATGAAATTACTTTTGGTATATCTTTTAGTAATCATTCCAAACGATAAATTAATAGTGTATGCTATTCTTATGTTTATTTCACAACTTATTGGCGTAATACTTTATAGAGGATATTGTGTTAGAAATTTTAGTGAAACTCGTTTTATAAAAGTTAAAGATAAGTTACTTCTCAAAGAAATGCTTACTTTTTCGGGATGGAATTTATTAGCAAGTTTAGCATCGGTATCAAAAGGACAAGGGCAAAATATTATCCTGAATTTATTTTTTGGGCCTGTTGTAAATGCGGCTAGAGCAGTATCTATGTCTATTTCGGGTATTACTAGCCAATTTGTTAGTAGTTTTATGACCGCTGTCAATCCACAAATTACAAAAAGTTATTCATCAGGCGATTTAGATACATTTATGGATTTGATTTTTAACTCGTCAAAATTTGCATTTTTCTTTTTATCATTGATTACGTTACCAATCCTCATTAATACCCAATTTATTTTAGACTTTTGGTTGAAAACACCCCCTGAATTATCATCTGTTTTTGTGCAATTGGTTTTAATTGATGCATTGGTAGTTTCTGTTTCCTACCCTTTGACTACGAGTGCACAAGCAACAGGGATTGTAAAAAAATTTCATATAACTGTAACTTCTTTTGAATTGCTCAATTTGCCAATTTCTTATTTGTTGCTTGGAGAAGGTTGCTCACCAAAAAGTGTGTTTTTTGTAACAATTTGTATGTCCTTGATAGCTTTGCTTGCACGTCTTTTCATTCTTAAAACATTAATCAAATTACCTATCATGAAATTTGTAACAAGTGTATTATTGAAAAGCTGGTTTGTTTTTGGTATCTCGTATTTTATCATGGTGAAATTGAATAGTTTATTTGTCATTCATAATTCATCCTTCATTTTGAGCTCATTATTATCAGTTTTATTGTTAAGTGTTTTCATTCTTCTAATTGGTATTGAACAAAATGAGAAAAAATTTTTATTTAATAAAGTTAAAGAATTTTTGGTAAAAAAATGA
- a CDS encoding glycosyltransferase — MKSTTTKKVLFVYEKKLSDLPPLITLIEALKLKGYSITVIVNESEDIYHCNSVNFLEWETKFKFNNKLSRAFNRLLWGKYFFRFRVPQIIKKENYDLVWVIVASSSDSLFYLNRKFNSGVNYLCSIFELYDTFPKILKRIEPLAQNASKVIVPEYNRANITRVWFNLKDTPYVLPNRPISLPELSDIKVKEKLIAFEGKKIILYQGHIQRGRSMEAICKAIDKLEGFVFVLMGKSHEEYAEELVERYKSTQHIGFFRPPYHLQFTSKAYIGIVSYGFSSLNGIFCAPNKIWEYSGYGVPMICNDIPGLLYTVGQSNSGICLDTEDEVAIFDAINTIDNNYSIFSNASKEFYESHDIIKTIDTIIS, encoded by the coding sequence ATGAAATCTACTACAACTAAAAAAGTATTGTTTGTTTACGAAAAAAAGCTTTCAGATCTGCCACCTCTGATAACTTTAATTGAGGCTTTAAAACTAAAAGGCTATTCTATAACTGTTATTGTAAATGAATCTGAAGATATTTATCATTGCAATTCTGTAAATTTTTTGGAGTGGGAAACAAAGTTCAAGTTTAATAATAAACTATCGAGGGCATTTAACCGCTTATTGTGGGGAAAGTATTTCTTTCGGTTTAGGGTGCCACAAATTATAAAAAAAGAAAATTATGATCTAGTTTGGGTGATTGTGGCTTCAAGCTCTGATTCTTTGTTTTATTTGAATAGAAAATTTAACAGTGGTGTGAATTATCTCTGTTCCATTTTTGAGTTATATGATACTTTTCCTAAAATTTTAAAACGAATTGAGCCGTTAGCCCAAAATGCTTCAAAGGTAATTGTACCAGAATATAATAGAGCAAATATTACACGGGTTTGGTTTAACCTTAAAGATACACCGTATGTATTACCTAACAGACCTATTTCTTTGCCAGAATTATCTGATATTAAGGTAAAAGAGAAGTTAATCGCATTCGAAGGTAAAAAGATAATTTTATATCAAGGACACATTCAAAGAGGAAGAAGCATGGAGGCAATCTGTAAAGCTATTGATAAGCTAGAAGGGTTTGTGTTTGTATTAATGGGAAAAAGCCATGAAGAATATGCGGAAGAATTGGTTGAGAGGTATAAATCAACACAACATATAGGATTTTTCAGACCGCCATATCATCTTCAGTTTACAAGTAAAGCATATATTGGTATTGTTTCTTATGGTTTTTCAAGCTTGAATGGAATTTTTTGTGCACCTAACAAAATTTGGGAATATTCAGGCTATGGTGTACCAATGATTTGTAATGACATCCCTGGTTTATTGTATACGGTCGGTCAATCTAATAGTGGAATTTGTTTAGATACGGAAGATGAAGTGGCTATATTTGATGCAATTAATACTATTGATAATAATTATAGTATTTTTAGCAATGCAAGCAAAGAGTTTTATGAAAGTCATGATATCATAAAAACAATTGATACTATTATTAGTTAG
- a CDS encoding EpsG family protein: protein MFIYWSLFLVVMLVQLFPAKSKTQYSVRLFMSLLPLFLYGAFRVNFGLDYEAYQAYFETIQTYGREPDDRMEIGYMYLNMVLPSFRSLLIIQSALLCVTYYYLFKWYVPSRYSWLGFLLLFLNGPLTIFFMLSGIRNGIAISILILSTRFIQQRKIIPFAALTCFAYFFHNSVILIAPIAYFIANGNVITNKSIKVWLIVMLILAITSSTILLEYVGVFIMTNFDRYTTYIEIAKEQEGVVGLLIAIFSIGASILFLFILKDKQLTAKEMMLVKFTLLFFISFLLGPLNMRMSQYFASFFVVGSLLIINKKAHKTLKHAYFALVFAYVIYSFTIWLDSPNFSYDTYESILF, encoded by the coding sequence ATGTTTATTTATTGGTCATTATTTTTGGTTGTGATGTTAGTACAACTCTTCCCAGCGAAGAGTAAAACGCAGTATTCCGTGAGACTATTTATGTCACTACTTCCCTTGTTTTTATATGGGGCATTTCGAGTAAATTTTGGACTTGACTATGAAGCTTATCAAGCGTATTTTGAAACTATTCAAACATATGGTAGGGAACCCGATGATCGAATGGAGATTGGTTACATGTATTTAAATATGGTTTTACCTTCCTTTAGGAGTTTATTAATTATACAGAGTGCCTTATTGTGTGTAACTTACTATTATTTATTTAAATGGTACGTACCTTCTCGCTATTCTTGGTTAGGGTTCTTATTACTCTTCTTAAATGGGCCGTTAACTATTTTTTTTATGTTAAGTGGTATTCGAAATGGCATAGCTATTTCAATTTTAATTCTTTCTACTCGTTTTATACAACAGAGGAAAATAATCCCCTTTGCAGCACTAACTTGTTTCGCATATTTCTTTCACAATAGTGTCATTTTAATTGCTCCTATAGCCTATTTTATTGCTAATGGAAATGTTATTACAAACAAGAGTATTAAAGTTTGGTTAATAGTGATGTTAATTCTTGCAATTACATCCTCAACAATTTTGCTTGAATATGTTGGCGTTTTTATTATGACTAATTTTGATCGATATACTACTTATATTGAGATAGCCAAAGAGCAAGAAGGTGTTGTAGGTTTATTAATTGCTATATTCTCAATAGGTGCAAGTATATTATTTTTATTTATTTTAAAGGATAAGCAACTAACAGCAAAAGAAATGATGTTGGTAAAATTTACACTTCTGTTTTTTATTTCCTTTTTGTTAGGTCCTTTAAATATGAGAATGTCTCAGTATTTTGCTTCTTTTTTTGTTGTAGGGTCACTTCTTATTATAAACAAAAAGGCTCACAAAACCCTTAAACACGCTTATTTTGCATTGGTGTTTGCATATGTTATTTATAGTTTTACGATATGGTTGGATAGTCCAAACTTTAGTTATGATACTTATGAATCTATTTTATTCTAG
- a CDS encoding glycosyltransferase, giving the protein MKNILFVITSFRHGGTNKSLENLLSLIDTEKYQVDVFAMEHYGPYESMLPNCTILPKDKWLHALIAQFRDTKGITKLRSITLKVLRKLMTSLGMNLSVYLYKNAIHSISKNKSYDTVIAFSEGAPTAFAQHFKAPNKIAWIHCDYESYMLLNNQPDETTMYQAYQSIVCVSDFTKDRFCKIIPSLSCKACAIHNVINVSEVKHLSEKIINEKYYNEDVFNIVSVGRINIIKRFDEIPQIARTLLDKGYKFNWILIGPEGEPHEQKCLLENIKKYRVQDTFIWIGEKDNPYPYIKNSDLLVNISISEACPYVINEAKVLHIPVICTNFGSAVEFVDHDVNGLIAPLVNIVDAIELLVKDKKQYNRIKINLEKFSYDNQTILNKIYKIL; this is encoded by the coding sequence ATGAAAAATATTCTTTTTGTTATTACAAGTTTCCGCCACGGAGGCACCAATAAAAGTTTAGAGAATTTACTTTCTTTAATAGATACTGAAAAATATCAAGTGGATGTATTTGCTATGGAGCATTACGGCCCCTATGAATCCATGCTTCCAAATTGCACTATTTTACCCAAAGATAAGTGGCTGCACGCATTGATTGCTCAATTTCGGGACACAAAGGGAATCACTAAACTAAGAAGCATTACTTTGAAAGTATTGCGAAAGTTGATGACAAGTTTGGGTATGAATTTATCGGTGTATTTGTATAAAAATGCCATTCACAGTATTTCCAAAAACAAAAGCTATGATACAGTAATAGCTTTTAGTGAAGGAGCACCCACTGCCTTTGCACAGCACTTTAAGGCTCCTAACAAAATTGCATGGATACATTGCGACTATGAAAGTTATATGTTGCTTAATAATCAACCCGATGAAACAACGATGTATCAAGCTTATCAGTCTATTGTTTGTGTGTCGGACTTTACAAAAGATAGATTTTGTAAAATAATACCTTCACTCAGCTGCAAAGCTTGTGCCATACATAATGTTATCAATGTTAGCGAGGTTAAGCATTTATCAGAAAAAATAATAAATGAGAAATATTACAATGAAGATGTGTTTAACATTGTATCTGTTGGAAGAATAAATATAATCAAGCGATTTGATGAAATTCCTCAAATCGCAAGAACGCTTTTGGACAAAGGGTACAAATTTAATTGGATTCTTATAGGACCTGAAGGGGAACCGCATGAACAAAAGTGTTTATTGGAGAATATTAAAAAATACCGTGTTCAAGATACTTTTATTTGGATTGGAGAAAAAGATAATCCATATCCCTATATCAAAAATAGTGATTTGTTAGTTAATATATCAATTTCAGAAGCCTGTCCTTATGTTATTAATGAAGCAAAAGTTTTACACATTCCTGTCATTTGCACTAATTTTGGTTCAGCAGTAGAATTTGTAGATCATGATGTAAATGGACTAATTGCTCCGCTTGTAAATATTGTAGACGCTATTGAACTGCTAGTTAAAGACAAAAAACAATACAACCGTATAAAAATCAATCTTGAAAAATTTTCATATGATAATCAAACGATACTGAATAAAATTTACAAAATTTTGTAA
- a CDS encoding acyltransferase family protein — protein MGIAYRNDIDGLRALAVLSVIIFHLGFLPNGYLGVDVFFVISGYLITGIVYKEVCENKFSILKFYERRLRRITPLVLFVTIVALTIGYFVMLPDDLENLAQSVFASNLMVNNILMYITSSDYWAVRNDYLPLMHTWSLGIEEQFYLLYPLIFTILGGRRKKYILPSIVLIFIVSFYFFLQSNNAAQKFYLFHFRVFELSFGGILAILKINKPHLTIFSLNKKYLLYILFSLLTILLLTNFIVSNDIKVVLVVLLTTGVLVLGDNYYNSNNLYKKLTTNKIVSLIGKISFSLYMWHQLVFAFSRYVFVENITLQNSIFLLSIVFVLSFISYHLIENPFRNRLIIKTKPFLFILTSSFILVLVLSLYIYSLGGIVRNVPELGIVKSNHNKEFNFFSASDNIHIQYNEAIRKLNIPFDEKNRSLKKVLVLGNSFGRDFTNVLLESTFNNQIQVRYSTVYDNKTELRDKIKNADFVFICSDYKRISEDLTQLNGIDIDPIKTFVVGTKDFGNSNGISYNKKDKDFKTYRVEMKKGILQEEINLKNQWRSRYISLLNLIADKEGKVLVFTPNGKYISQDTTHFTQYGASFFAGLLESQLKNIFEN, from the coding sequence ATGGGTATAGCTTACAGAAACGATATAGATGGCTTACGCGCTTTAGCGGTATTATCTGTAATTATTTTTCACTTAGGTTTTTTACCAAACGGCTATTTAGGTGTAGATGTTTTTTTCGTAATAAGTGGTTATTTGATTACTGGAATTGTTTATAAAGAAGTCTGTGAAAATAAATTTTCAATTTTAAAATTTTATGAAAGAAGATTAAGAAGAATAACTCCTTTAGTTTTGTTTGTAACAATTGTTGCTTTGACAATTGGATATTTCGTTATGCTACCTGATGATTTGGAAAATTTAGCCCAATCTGTATTTGCCTCTAATTTAATGGTAAATAATATTTTAATGTATATCACATCTAGTGATTATTGGGCTGTTAGAAATGATTACTTGCCATTGATGCATACTTGGAGTTTAGGTATTGAAGAGCAGTTTTATTTATTATACCCATTGATATTTACCATTCTTGGAGGAAGACGGAAAAAATATATTTTACCTTCAATTGTATTGATTTTTATTGTTTCATTTTATTTTTTCCTGCAATCAAATAATGCAGCACAAAAATTTTATTTATTTCACTTTAGAGTTTTTGAATTATCATTTGGAGGAATATTAGCTATTCTCAAAATAAATAAGCCACATTTGACTATATTTTCTCTGAATAAAAAATATTTATTGTACATTTTATTTTCTCTATTGACCATTTTACTTTTGACTAATTTTATAGTGTCTAATGATATTAAAGTTGTATTAGTAGTTTTATTAACAACAGGGGTTTTAGTTTTAGGTGACAATTATTATAATTCAAATAATTTATACAAGAAATTAACCACTAACAAAATTGTGTCGTTAATAGGGAAAATAAGTTTTAGCTTATATATGTGGCATCAATTAGTTTTTGCCTTTTCTAGATATGTGTTTGTTGAAAATATAACCTTGCAAAATTCAATTTTTCTTCTTTCAATAGTTTTTGTCCTATCTTTTATAAGTTATCATTTGATTGAGAACCCATTTAGAAACAGATTAATAATTAAAACAAAGCCTTTTTTATTCATTCTTACTTCTTCGTTTATACTTGTTTTAGTACTATCATTATATATTTATTCATTAGGTGGTATTGTAAGGAATGTGCCCGAGCTAGGTATAGTTAAATCAAATCACAATAAGGAATTTAATTTTTTTAGTGCTAGTGATAATATTCATATCCAATATAATGAGGCTATCAGGAAATTAAATATACCGTTTGATGAGAAAAATAGATCACTAAAAAAAGTTCTTGTACTAGGAAATAGTTTTGGTCGAGATTTTACTAATGTATTATTAGAATCTACTTTTAATAATCAAATTCAAGTAAGATATTCAACCGTTTATGATAATAAGACTGAACTTAGGGATAAAATTAAAAATGCGGATTTTGTATTTATTTGTAGTGATTATAAAAGAATTAGTGAAGACTTAACACAATTAAATGGTATTGATATTGATCCAATTAAAACCTTTGTAGTTGGCACTAAAGATTTTGGTAATAGTAATGGTATAAGTTACAATAAAAAAGATAAAGATTTTAAAACGTATCGAGTTGAAATGAAGAAAGGCATTCTTCAAGAGGAAATTAATTTAAAAAACCAATGGAGAAGTCGTTATATTAGTTTACTAAATTTGATTGCAGATAAGGAAGGTAAAGTTTTAGTTTTTACGCCAAATGGTAAGTATATAAGTCAAGATACTACTCACTTTACACAATACGGGGCTAGTTTTTTTGCAGGTCTTTTAGAATCTCAATTAAAAAATATTTTTGAGAACTGA